A single Musa acuminata AAA Group cultivar baxijiao chromosome BXJ2-1, Cavendish_Baxijiao_AAA, whole genome shotgun sequence DNA region contains:
- the LOC135598075 gene encoding transcription repressor KAN1-like isoform X2, with protein sequence MPLKGESTGTSSTASPDLSLTIGLPGVVSSGTSGDDGRLRACIDLSLSRDMSSSEVNVFQRFQGPLSSPTPINGAPIYPKSGLQHQMSSSSCNGYPNEAYLMSSYLHWSNEYFPCGVGSLEATQSLMRSRSTPRYPTKRSTIRAPRMRWTSSLHAHFVHAIELLGGHERATPKSILELMAVKDLTLAHVKSHLQMYRTTKSTDKPAASSGQSDLALGNSDLTLMVHKFSEAPNQHHYLDSTTGWSNSSRITLAHQMTQMVLIKN encoded by the exons ATGCCATTGAAAGGGGAATCTACAGGAACCAGCTCTACTGCCTCGCCTGATCTATCTTTGACCATCGGGCTTCCCGGCGTCGTCTCTTCTGGCACCTCCGGCGATGACGGTCGCCTCCGAGCTTGCATCGATCTTTCTCTCTCGCGCGACATGTCCTCGTCCGAGGTCAACGTGTTTCAGAGGTTTCAAGGACCACTGTCGTCTCCGACGCCAATAAATGGTGCTCCAATCTATCCCAAGTCTGGACTCCAACACcagatgtcttcttcttcttgtaatGGTTATCCGAACGAAGCATACTTGATGAGCTCCTACTTGCACTGGTCCAACGAGTACTTCCCTTGTGGCGTCGGATCATTGGAGGCCACACAAAGCTTGATGAGGTCGAGATCGACGCCGAGATATCCAACGAAGCGGAGCACCATCAGGGCGCCGAGAATGCGGTGGACAAGCAGCCTCCACGCCCACTTCGTCCACGCCATCGAGCTCCTCGGTGGACATGAGA GAGCGACACCGAAGTCGATTCTGGAGCTTATGGCTGTGAAAGATCTTACTCTGGCTCATGTCAAGAGCCACTTGCAG ATGTATAGAACAACCAAATCCACCGACAAGCCTGCAGCTTCCTCAG GTCAATCGGATTTGGCACTTGGAAACAGTGATCTAACACTAATGGTGCACAAATTCTCAGAAGCACCAAACCAGCACCATTATTTGGACTCCACCACAGGATGGAGTAACTCATCTAG GATCACTCTTGCACATCAGATGACGCAAATGGTTCTTATCAAGAACTAG
- the LOC135598075 gene encoding probable transcription factor KAN2 isoform X1: MPLKGESTGTSSTASPDLSLTIGLPGVVSSGTSGDDGRLRACIDLSLSRDMSSSEVNVFQRFQGPLSSPTPINGAPIYPKSGLQHQMSSSSCNGYPNEAYLMSSYLHWSNEYFPCGVGSLEATQSLMRSRSTPRYPTKRSTIRAPRMRWTSSLHAHFVHAIELLGGHERATPKSILELMAVKDLTLAHVKSHLQMYRTTKSTDKPAASSGQSDLALGNSDLTLMVHKFSEAPNQHHYLDSTTGWSNSSSKGLWKEINSDALQSTSFSSQIEDHSCTSDDANGSYQELVIPSLEFTLGRSK, from the exons ATGCCATTGAAAGGGGAATCTACAGGAACCAGCTCTACTGCCTCGCCTGATCTATCTTTGACCATCGGGCTTCCCGGCGTCGTCTCTTCTGGCACCTCCGGCGATGACGGTCGCCTCCGAGCTTGCATCGATCTTTCTCTCTCGCGCGACATGTCCTCGTCCGAGGTCAACGTGTTTCAGAGGTTTCAAGGACCACTGTCGTCTCCGACGCCAATAAATGGTGCTCCAATCTATCCCAAGTCTGGACTCCAACACcagatgtcttcttcttcttgtaatGGTTATCCGAACGAAGCATACTTGATGAGCTCCTACTTGCACTGGTCCAACGAGTACTTCCCTTGTGGCGTCGGATCATTGGAGGCCACACAAAGCTTGATGAGGTCGAGATCGACGCCGAGATATCCAACGAAGCGGAGCACCATCAGGGCGCCGAGAATGCGGTGGACAAGCAGCCTCCACGCCCACTTCGTCCACGCCATCGAGCTCCTCGGTGGACATGAGA GAGCGACACCGAAGTCGATTCTGGAGCTTATGGCTGTGAAAGATCTTACTCTGGCTCATGTCAAGAGCCACTTGCAG ATGTATAGAACAACCAAATCCACCGACAAGCCTGCAGCTTCCTCAG GTCAATCGGATTTGGCACTTGGAAACAGTGATCTAACACTAATGGTGCACAAATTCTCAGAAGCACCAAACCAGCACCATTATTTGGACTCCACCACAGGATGGAGTAACTCATCTAG caaaggacTTTGGAAGGAAATCAATTCAGATGCGCTTCAATCGACTTCTTTTTCGTCACAAATTGAG GATCACTCTTGCACATCAGATGACGCAAATGGTTCTTATCAAGAACTAGTAATCCCTAGCTTGGAGTTCACCTTGGGAAGATCAAAATGA
- the LOC103990949 gene encoding UV-B-induced protein At3g17800, chloroplastic, which yields MEAATSLQSFRFLCKAPGFGPRSCVLAAHRSSFLFFDPKPHLSTRGLKVFDGYCPTSLSKQGQRRIGARRSTIVRASSSSPSSDPIAPLPLESPIGQFLSQILVSHPHLLPAAVDQQLEQLQTDREAAKNKEEPTPAVTDIVLYRRIAEVKANERRRALEEILYALVVQKFVEADVSLVPAICQSADPSGKVDQWPPEDEKLERLHSAEAYEMIKNHLALILGQRTSDTNLVAPISKLRVGQVYAASVMYGYFLKRVDQRFQLEKSMKTLPWGSDVEESAIKQAMIDESVPSVQPEIPHPEVSSWSSPSFGQGGMKPCRLRSYVMSFDSDTLQRHATIRSKEAFSIIEKHTEALFGRPEIVITPEGAIDSSKDELIKISFAGLRRLILEAVTFGSFLWDVESYVDSRYHFVTN from the exons ATGGAAGCCGCTACGAGCCTTCAGTCTTTTCGATTCCTCTGCAAAGCTCCCGGATTTGGCCCGAGATCGTGCGTCTTGGCCGCCCACCGGTCCAGTTTTCTCTTCTTTGATCCCAAGCCTCATCTCTCCACCCGGGGGCTCAAGGTTTTTGAT GGCTATTGTCCGACATCTCTGTCAAAGCAAGGACAACGACGAATTGGTGCTCGGAGGAGTACTATTGTTAGGGCATCGTCGTCCTCCCCCTCCTCGGACCCGATCGCTCCTCTCCCGCTGGAGTCGCCGATCGGGCAATTTCTGTCTCAGATCCTCGTCAGCCATCCTCATCTCCTGCCTGCAGCCGTCGATCAGCAGCTCGAGCAGCTTCAGACTGACCGTGAGGCTGCGAAGAACAAAGAGGAACCTACCCCTGCGGTCACCGACATAGTTCTGTACAG GAGGATTGCGGAGGTGAAAGCTAACGAGAGGAGAAGGGCTCTAGAGGAGATATTGTATGCACTGGTCGTCCAAAAGTTTGTCGAAGCTGATGTTTCCTTGGTTCCTGCTATATGTCAATCGGCCGACCCTTCCGGGAAGGTCGATCAGTGGCCACCGGAGGATGAGAAACTCGAAAGGTTGCATTCTGCTGAGGCTTATGAGATGATCAAGAACCACCTGGCTCTTATACTGGGGCAGCGGACGAGTGACACAAACTTGGTGGCGCCTATCAGCAAACTTAGAGTTGGTCAGGTGTATGCTGCTTCTGTAATGTATGGTTATTTCCTCAAGAGAGTGGACCAAAGGTTCCAGCTTGAGAAGTCCATGAAGACTCTCCCTTGGGGATCAGATGTAGAGGAGAGTGCCATTAAGCAAGCGATGATCGATGAATCAGTACCATCTGTTCAACCGGAGATACCTCACCCTGAGGTGTCATCATGGTCTTCTCCAAGCTTTGGCCAGGGTGGGATGAAGCCCTGCCGCCTGCGGTCCTATGTCATGTCTTTTGATTCCGATACTCTTCAACGACATGCCACGATCAGATCGAAGGAAGCTTTTAGCATCATTGAGAAGCACACCGAGGCGCTATTCGGGAGGCCTGAGATTGTCATTACACCCGAGGGAGCCATTGATTCGTCAAAGGATGAACTTATCAAGATAAGTTTTGCGGGATTGAGGAGGCTTATTTTGGAGGCTGTAACCTTTGGTTCCTTCCTATGGGATGTCGAGAGCTATGTTGATTCCAGGTATCATTTTGTGACTAACTAG